Proteins encoded by one window of Prevotella nigrescens:
- a CDS encoding CRISPR-associated primase-polymerase type B, with product MLLFGTNIQSAADELRKVQEEYLYHSLRNPKPAIAATIKQLRIIYGMDKNGYSQLKRKLPYFVCGQFNPPFRRKENFAYTENFILDFDHLSSKQLSLKGVREKIIQDQQVLMCFASPSEDGIKVMFRLKERCYDAGIYSIFYKAFAATFAMRHNLMQVSDSKTSDVARACFVSIDTEAYFNPNCTPVDINAYIDESDSDAIFKMKYEQEQHEKVAKKNENGQTPEAKDPDKKILECIRQKLNPKSSPKTETKQAFVPERLNEIIDNLKQFIEATGVQVTEIINIQYAKKIRARLGQREAEINLFYGKSGFSVVISPRRGTNEELNDLLAEIVNNFLLQ from the coding sequence ATGCTATTATTTGGAACTAACATACAATCGGCAGCCGACGAACTGCGAAAAGTTCAAGAAGAATATCTTTATCATAGTTTGCGAAATCCTAAACCTGCCATTGCTGCTACTATAAAACAGTTGCGTATTATATATGGTATGGATAAAAATGGCTATAGCCAGCTAAAACGCAAACTTCCTTATTTTGTTTGTGGGCAATTTAATCCGCCGTTTCGGCGTAAAGAGAACTTTGCTTATACAGAAAACTTTATTCTCGATTTCGATCATCTTTCTTCAAAACAATTGTCGCTGAAGGGGGTTCGCGAAAAAATTATTCAAGACCAACAGGTATTAATGTGTTTCGCATCGCCAAGCGAAGATGGAATTAAGGTGATGTTTCGGTTAAAAGAGCGGTGTTACGATGCTGGCATTTATTCTATTTTCTATAAAGCATTTGCTGCAACCTTTGCAATGCGCCATAATCTTATGCAGGTTTCCGATAGTAAAACGTCAGATGTAGCCCGGGCTTGCTTTGTTAGCATTGATACTGAAGCTTATTTCAATCCAAATTGTACACCTGTAGACATTAATGCTTATATAGACGAATCTGATTCTGATGCTATTTTCAAAATGAAATACGAACAAGAACAGCACGAAAAGGTTGCAAAGAAAAACGAAAACGGACAAACGCCAGAAGCAAAAGACCCTGATAAAAAAATATTAGAATGTATTCGACAGAAACTAAACCCCAAAAGTTCTCCAAAAACAGAGACAAAGCAGGCTTTTGTTCCCGAACGTCTGAACGAGATTATAGACAACTTAAAACAATTTATAGAAGCAACAGGAGTACAAGTTACCGAAATTATAAACATACAATATGCAAAAAAAATAAGAGCACGACTTGGACAGAGAGAAGCCGAAATAAATCTTTTCTACGGAAAAAGTGGATTTAGTGTTGTTATTTCTCCACGAAGAGGCACTAACGAAGAGTTAAACGATTTACTTGCAGAGATAGTTAATAACTTTTTGCTGCAATAA
- the cas2 gene encoding CRISPR-associated endonuclease Cas2 has protein sequence MRKQLPYIEILRKLNRAGVEKSPTINREVGNIDNIPTLHERINFLLGIVNKTSRPATNMLFFVMYDIASNKVRYHIAKYLERKGCTRIQRSIFLADLDKAVYDEIKSNLAEVQALYDNNDSIIVCPVSTDQLKAMKVIGEDINIDVILRSNNTLFF, from the coding sequence ATGCGTAAACAACTTCCATATATAGAAATTTTGCGTAAACTTAATAGGGCTGGTGTAGAAAAATCGCCAACTATTAATAGAGAAGTAGGCAATATCGATAATATTCCAACGCTGCACGAACGCATAAATTTTCTTCTTGGAATAGTAAACAAAACATCACGTCCCGCTACAAATATGTTATTCTTTGTTATGTATGATATTGCGAGCAATAAAGTTCGCTACCACATTGCGAAATATTTAGAACGAAAGGGGTGCACCCGTATTCAGCGTTCTATATTTCTTGCCGATCTCGACAAGGCAGTTTACGACGAAATAAAAAGTAATCTGGCAGAAGTGCAGGCTCTTTACGATAATAACGATAGCATTATTGTTTGCCCTGTATCTACCGACCAGCTAAAGGCAATGAAAGTTATTGGCGAAGATATTAATATTGATGTTATACTTCGTTCTAACAATACACTTTTCTTTTAG
- a CDS encoding IS30 family transposase, producing MYKQLTSEQRYTISVLLQNRTKQKEIAKAINVSPSTVSREIRRNSGARGRYNWETAQANAVQTKRKQPGNHSISKDVMEEAKHLLVTEQWSPEQISGVLAKDGKYISHETIYRMIRKDKAEGGTLYKHCRHKLKRRARPVGGRRISIPNRTSISERPAEVDGKRFGDFEMDTIVGRGNHGAIVTLIERSTNMLFMRKLKKGKNAKDLARTVIHLLSPFKEHVKSITTDNGTEFACHEMIGKSLGVTICFADPYASWQKGAIENANGLIRLYVPKTESFEHVSHQQITKYSKKINIRPRKKLEFKTPQECFYEQIK from the coding sequence ATGTACAAACAATTAACCTCGGAGCAAAGGTACACAATTTCTGTACTACTCCAAAATAGAACGAAACAAAAAGAGATTGCCAAAGCGATAAATGTAAGTCCAAGTACAGTGTCTCGTGAAATAAGACGTAATAGTGGAGCCAGAGGACGCTATAATTGGGAAACAGCCCAAGCAAATGCAGTACAAACAAAGCGTAAACAGCCAGGCAATCATTCAATCAGTAAGGATGTCATGGAAGAGGCAAAGCATCTTCTTGTTACCGAGCAATGGTCTCCGGAACAAATATCCGGTGTATTGGCCAAGGACGGCAAGTATATTAGCCATGAAACCATATATCGTATGATACGTAAGGACAAGGCAGAAGGAGGAACATTATATAAACACTGTCGTCACAAGCTGAAGCGTCGCGCCAGACCTGTTGGTGGCAGGCGCATATCCATACCCAATAGAACAAGCATCAGTGAGAGACCTGCTGAAGTTGACGGAAAACGCTTTGGGGACTTCGAGATGGACACGATTGTTGGAAGAGGAAATCATGGAGCCATCGTGACACTGATAGAGCGCAGTACAAACATGCTGTTTATGAGAAAACTCAAAAAGGGAAAAAATGCCAAAGACCTGGCACGTACTGTAATACATTTGCTGTCTCCATTCAAAGAGCATGTCAAGTCTATTACAACTGACAACGGTACTGAATTCGCTTGTCATGAAATGATAGGCAAAAGCCTTGGTGTCACCATCTGTTTTGCTGACCCATACGCTTCATGGCAGAAAGGGGCCATAGAAAATGCAAACGGACTGATTAGGCTATACGTGCCAAAAACAGAATCGTTTGAACATGTCAGCCATCAACAAATCACAAAGTATTCAAAGAAAATTAACATCAGACCAAGAAAGAAATTAGAATTTAAAACACCACAGGAGTGCTTTTACGAACAAATTAAGTAA
- a CDS encoding outer membrane beta-barrel family protein, with protein sequence MKRFTLYVLTLLGLTCNNLFAQEYYKGVVLNSNGNGVEFANVALLSSKDSTLIMGTVTNSKGQFELNSSSKGLLKISCLGYKAEYVNTESNIPLTITLQNSFTLMKEVVVSSTKPFTHIEGDALVTHIKGTPLERLGTANDVLSRLPGVMNNQGNIVVFGKGVPAIYINGRLVQHNNLLDQLKSEKIKKVEVITNPGARYNATVKAVIRITTEREYGEGLAFANTTKIGYLDYLYGMETINMNYRKGKLDIFTDLEYNYQKTKQTSQSVQNTYLTHLYTQNINLRGKNKNQLYDGRIGFNYTFSPIHSLGVYYKISHKPSKSQLICNTNSWIDDIFDDNSSITSAIDGNSTTHNIDGYYTNNFGKWNINAAFDILWKTANGFSHYQEVNQNTSNRNITSSIDRDARFFAGELHLMRPFWKGIIKLGTEYTNSRSKEDFVNTGNVLTNNFPLIKEGNTALYIELMQRFGQIAFQVGSRYEHVNSNYYQNGQKIEQQSRRYDRLFPTALITFPLSKTNIQISYAKKYMRPLYSQLGGSVTYINRYLFESGNPLLRPTYMDEFALNVNYKWAMMMLNYTHTTNKIITSAIDYKTTGATLFKKENSKYDMNELQMLLHVAPEFGKYRPALMVGIVAPFYKEIYQGKTKHFNHIITIIRFNNILLLNPTSMFTADFSWRGKGNGENTFINKTWQINLGLIKQWGKHWKTKFTVNDLFNSARKQSIAMYSGVRENFMENLSNTRSVECTVTYSFNTTRSKYKGKGAGSKEKERLQ encoded by the coding sequence ATGAAACGTTTTACCCTTTACGTCCTTACTTTATTAGGGCTTACATGCAACAATCTGTTTGCGCAAGAATATTACAAGGGAGTTGTTCTCAATAGTAATGGAAATGGAGTAGAATTTGCAAACGTTGCTTTGCTAAGCTCTAAAGATTCTACTTTAATAATGGGTACAGTCACCAATTCAAAAGGGCAGTTCGAATTAAACTCTTCTTCAAAAGGATTGCTCAAAATCTCTTGTCTTGGCTATAAAGCTGAGTACGTAAACACAGAGAGTAACATACCTCTGACCATTACATTGCAAAACAGTTTCACCCTAATGAAAGAAGTTGTGGTCAGCTCAACAAAGCCTTTCACCCATATAGAAGGAGACGCACTGGTTACACACATAAAAGGTACGCCGCTCGAACGTTTGGGTACGGCAAACGATGTATTGAGTAGACTTCCTGGTGTGATGAACAATCAAGGAAACATTGTTGTGTTTGGTAAAGGTGTACCGGCTATTTATATCAACGGACGATTGGTGCAACACAACAACCTGTTAGACCAACTTAAATCGGAAAAGATAAAAAAGGTAGAGGTAATAACCAACCCTGGAGCACGATACAATGCCACCGTTAAAGCAGTGATACGTATTACTACTGAAAGAGAATATGGCGAAGGACTTGCTTTTGCTAATACAACAAAGATAGGATATCTCGACTATCTTTATGGAATGGAGACTATAAATATGAATTACCGAAAAGGAAAACTCGACATTTTTACAGACCTTGAATATAATTATCAGAAGACAAAGCAGACTAGCCAAAGTGTTCAGAACACCTATCTAACACATCTATACACACAAAACATAAATTTAAGAGGGAAAAATAAAAACCAATTATACGACGGAAGAATTGGTTTTAACTATACTTTCTCCCCTATACATTCGCTGGGGGTGTATTATAAAATAAGCCATAAACCCAGTAAATCGCAACTAATATGCAACACAAACTCATGGATTGACGATATTTTTGACGATAATAGCAGCATAACGTCAGCTATAGATGGCAATTCTACTACACACAATATCGACGGATACTATACTAACAATTTTGGTAAATGGAACATCAATGCTGCATTCGATATCCTATGGAAAACAGCTAATGGATTCAGCCATTACCAAGAAGTAAACCAAAACACCTCCAACAGAAACATCACATCAAGCATTGATAGAGATGCACGCTTTTTTGCTGGTGAACTACACCTGATGAGACCTTTTTGGAAAGGTATTATAAAATTAGGTACCGAATATACAAATAGTCGAAGCAAGGAAGATTTTGTGAATACCGGAAACGTACTTACAAATAATTTCCCCTTAATAAAAGAAGGAAACACTGCTTTGTATATAGAGTTGATGCAACGCTTTGGGCAAATAGCTTTTCAAGTTGGTTCAAGATACGAACACGTAAATAGTAACTACTATCAGAATGGACAAAAGATAGAACAGCAATCGCGCCGATACGATAGGCTATTTCCTACAGCACTTATAACCTTCCCCTTATCCAAAACGAATATTCAAATAAGCTACGCAAAGAAGTATATGCGACCTCTATACTCACAACTTGGAGGAAGCGTAACTTACATAAATCGCTATCTGTTTGAAAGTGGGAACCCTCTTCTTCGCCCAACTTATATGGACGAATTTGCATTGAATGTAAACTATAAGTGGGCAATGATGATGCTGAACTACACCCACACAACCAATAAAATTATCACCTCTGCCATCGATTATAAAACTACAGGAGCTACATTGTTTAAGAAAGAGAACTCTAAATACGACATGAACGAACTGCAAATGCTCTTACACGTGGCTCCAGAGTTCGGAAAATATCGTCCTGCGCTGATGGTTGGAATAGTTGCACCTTTCTATAAAGAGATTTATCAAGGTAAAACAAAGCACTTTAATCATATCATAACGATTATTCGTTTCAACAACATTCTTTTATTAAACCCTACCAGTATGTTCACAGCAGACTTTAGTTGGCGTGGTAAAGGAAATGGGGAAAACACATTTATTAATAAAACATGGCAAATAAATCTGGGACTAATAAAGCAATGGGGAAAACATTGGAAGACTAAATTCACAGTAAACGACCTCTTTAATAGTGCTAGAAAACAATCTATAGCAATGTATAGTGGTGTGAGAGAAAACTTTATGGAGAATCTATCCAACACACGAAGCGTTGAATGTACCGTAACTTACAGCTTTAACACAACAAGGTCTAAATACAAAGGTAAAGGCGCTGGTAGTAAAGAAAAAGAAAGATTGCAATAA
- a CDS encoding sigma-70 region 4 domain-containing protein, translating to MNKINKDRYLCLILWSSFILLGCKNYSIEKKLSTVDTLLAADNLNEAEFTLRQISEKDMSESELAKYNLLSILTTWRLSQPIKNETDLDKSISYLEQNGNDALLARCYYMKGELLCDKGQVEKGIIFYKRSEQLVAKDDLITQHHIYESIAFQNMCSEALGIAIQYAQKALRIANQLHKPDWVGYEYYLLTLSFNGLGKTKEAQLTIQRLLKLLPKMSEKGQMDILDILGQYYQLRNPELMEQLMHKAMSNQSNITPYLYMAARRYNQGKKEEAYLLLDKAEKQCNGKHCYALIEGKRDMKLQDKDYKSANQLSMQLLHLEDSMSEADNRKDLETAQNNFEQQLREQRQQRVYAYILLAIIALILSVAILLIYLRYRVQKMRSILADDRLKIATLNKQIVEAKQSLANTEFSRDKQKLKIERLEQEVTKIEERHNGFLAVGHQCYDSILNGKTTVTWKKYDFQAFIEYYKIIDANYLNELEEEYNSLTYKNEFIFILQHLGHSKAMIAKILGISEGAIRTALSRTKKRNKKT from the coding sequence ATGAATAAGATAAACAAAGATCGATATCTCTGCCTTATATTATGGAGTTCTTTCATTCTTTTAGGGTGTAAAAACTATTCCATAGAGAAGAAATTGTCTACTGTTGATACTCTTCTGGCTGCTGATAACTTAAACGAGGCAGAGTTTACCTTGCGCCAAATAAGCGAAAAAGATATGAGTGAAAGTGAACTTGCTAAATACAATTTGCTTTCTATTCTGACAACATGGAGGCTGTCTCAACCTATAAAGAATGAAACAGACTTGGACAAAAGCATTTCTTATTTAGAGCAAAATGGTAATGATGCCCTTTTGGCTCGCTGCTATTACATGAAGGGAGAACTATTGTGTGATAAAGGACAAGTAGAAAAAGGGATTATTTTTTACAAAAGGTCGGAACAACTTGTTGCAAAAGATGACCTCATTACTCAGCATCACATCTATGAAAGTATTGCATTTCAAAATATGTGTAGTGAAGCATTGGGAATAGCCATACAATATGCACAAAAGGCATTACGAATAGCCAATCAACTACATAAACCTGACTGGGTAGGATACGAGTATTATTTGCTTACCTTAAGTTTTAATGGGTTAGGGAAAACGAAGGAGGCTCAGCTAACTATACAACGCCTTTTAAAACTTTTGCCTAAAATGAGCGAGAAAGGACAAATGGATATCTTAGACATTCTTGGTCAATATTATCAATTGCGAAATCCAGAATTGATGGAACAGCTTATGCACAAAGCTATGAGCAATCAGAGCAATATAACACCTTATTTATATATGGCTGCCCGCAGATATAATCAAGGGAAGAAAGAAGAAGCCTATCTGCTTCTTGACAAGGCGGAGAAACAATGTAATGGGAAACATTGCTATGCACTCATAGAGGGTAAGCGTGATATGAAATTACAAGATAAAGATTATAAATCAGCAAATCAACTATCTATGCAGTTATTGCACTTGGAAGATAGTATGTCCGAAGCCGATAATAGAAAAGACTTGGAAACTGCGCAGAACAACTTTGAACAACAATTGAGAGAACAAAGGCAACAACGTGTATATGCTTATATTCTATTAGCAATCATAGCACTCATCTTAAGTGTAGCTATCTTGCTTATTTATTTAAGATATAGAGTACAGAAAATGAGATCTATTCTTGCAGATGACAGATTAAAGATTGCTACTTTAAATAAACAGATTGTTGAAGCAAAACAATCTCTCGCCAATACAGAATTTTCACGTGATAAACAGAAACTTAAGATAGAAAGACTGGAACAAGAAGTAACCAAAATTGAAGAACGGCATAATGGTTTCCTTGCAGTTGGGCATCAATGTTATGACAGTATTTTAAACGGAAAGACAACTGTTACCTGGAAAAAATATGATTTTCAAGCCTTTATAGAATATTATAAAATTATTGATGCCAATTATCTCAATGAACTCGAAGAAGAATACAATAGTCTTACTTATAAAAATGAGTTCATTTTCATTCTACAGCATTTAGGGCACTCTAAAGCTATGATAGCTAAAATATTAGGAATTAGTGAGGGTGCTATAAGAACAGCACTTTCAAGAACAAAAAAAAGAAACAAGAAAACGTAA
- a CDS encoding outer membrane beta-barrel protein: MKRYILFLSAALVCSVYSKGQSISGRVMENDSTSISFATVSLLQANDSTYILGDMSNEDGSFSFNASPANKLVRISYIGYKTIVLPAKECMTVLLEPSEQSMKEVVVTATRPTFKLDKGMFVSNIQGTVYSKLGKAIDVLQQLPMMGSNGVSVLGRGTPLVYINNKLMRSWNELERIPSNMIKEIKIDMNPGSKYSSNVRAVLFITTLKPVGEGLGGTLTMKESVSSCWETDGWLDLNYRTKGLDVFLSSSFGTFANSHYKRQDTYDFQHAGKNINARYVGDGYNSSKSGFVSIGFNNQFTNNQSLGATYTFNRLFASNSNQNFHNYMQKDNVLTEFGTSAHQFLQNGNHNVSLYYENKFSNRLTLNIDGTYAHNNSNGKQTVVDVQNSHSSTLVPVTETNSDMAALKTVFTSSVGNAKLEYGFETTYTHFHQKYNVENNNYTGVLTANDNSSEQKAANVFANYSRSFGKLYTQLGVKYEYADYDYFDNGKLLSSSSRTYHRILPSVYFSYPINRLSLMLSYNIYAQCPSYSQLDEGMQYISDFRYNKGNSLLRPTYEHEISFNASYGDFQFITNYSYQKDAIITWFEVMQQIPAILSSDVNHSYSSLYASLSYAPTLFRIWKPSWNIWGNRQWLTYDGLRYNRPQIGLQWKNLFILPKNWFIVLNTNGNRRGNVDTYMAQPTIRMDFAIQKNMKNWWIKLSALNIFNAKEKGYSRYAKIYTSHYVDNRQPTICLTVSYSFNPAKSKYKGQTAGQSELNRLSSGPRY, from the coding sequence ATGAAAAGGTACATTTTATTTTTATCTGCAGCGTTAGTATGCTCTGTATACTCAAAGGGTCAAAGTATCAGTGGCAGGGTGATGGAGAACGACAGTACTTCAATCTCTTTTGCCACGGTGTCTCTACTTCAAGCGAACGATTCTACCTATATTTTAGGAGACATGAGCAACGAAGATGGAAGTTTTTCTTTCAATGCCTCTCCTGCGAACAAGCTGGTCAGAATATCCTATATAGGATATAAGACAATAGTGCTGCCTGCAAAGGAATGTATGACAGTATTGCTGGAACCTTCCGAACAGAGCATGAAGGAAGTAGTTGTAACGGCAACTCGCCCTACTTTCAAGTTAGATAAAGGAATGTTCGTCTCCAACATTCAGGGAACAGTATACAGCAAGCTTGGCAAAGCTATAGACGTGTTGCAGCAACTGCCAATGATGGGCAGCAATGGTGTAAGTGTGCTGGGAAGAGGAACCCCACTCGTTTATATCAACAATAAGCTAATGCGTAGTTGGAACGAACTGGAACGTATCCCGAGCAACATGATTAAGGAGATTAAGATTGACATGAATCCTGGTTCCAAATATAGTTCCAACGTGCGCGCAGTGCTTTTCATTACAACCTTAAAGCCTGTTGGCGAGGGATTGGGAGGAACTTTAACAATGAAAGAAAGTGTATCAAGCTGCTGGGAAACAGATGGCTGGCTCGACCTTAATTACCGCACGAAAGGATTGGACGTCTTTCTGAGTTCCTCGTTTGGCACTTTTGCAAATTCGCATTACAAGCGTCAGGATACCTATGACTTTCAGCATGCGGGTAAAAACATTAATGCCAGGTATGTAGGCGATGGATACAACTCTTCGAAGAGTGGCTTTGTAAGCATTGGTTTCAACAACCAGTTCACCAACAATCAATCGCTCGGTGCCACCTATACCTTCAACAGGTTGTTTGCAAGTAATTCCAACCAGAATTTCCATAATTATATGCAAAAGGACAATGTCCTCACGGAATTTGGAACAAGCGCCCATCAGTTTTTACAAAATGGAAACCATAATGTAAGCCTCTACTATGAAAATAAATTCAGCAATAGGCTGACGCTCAATATAGATGGTACCTATGCGCACAATAACAGCAATGGGAAGCAAACAGTTGTAGACGTGCAAAACAGTCACAGCTCTACACTTGTTCCCGTTACAGAAACCAATTCGGATATGGCGGCTCTGAAAACTGTTTTTACATCGTCTGTTGGCAATGCTAAATTGGAGTATGGCTTTGAAACTACTTATACACACTTCCATCAAAAGTATAATGTGGAGAACAACAACTATACAGGTGTACTGACTGCAAACGACAATAGTTCGGAACAAAAGGCAGCCAATGTTTTCGCCAATTACAGCAGGAGCTTTGGAAAACTCTACACCCAGTTAGGGGTAAAGTATGAATATGCCGATTATGATTACTTTGACAATGGAAAATTGCTAAGCTCAAGCAGCCGCACCTATCATCGCATTTTGCCTTCTGTCTATTTTTCTTATCCCATAAACAGACTGTCGTTAATGCTAAGCTACAATATATATGCCCAATGTCCCTCTTACAGTCAATTGGACGAGGGAATGCAATATATCAGCGATTTTCGTTACAATAAAGGAAATTCATTGCTGCGTCCCACTTACGAACACGAAATATCATTTAATGCATCGTATGGAGATTTCCAATTCATCACCAATTATTCCTACCAGAAAGATGCCATCATCACATGGTTCGAGGTAATGCAACAAATTCCAGCCATATTATCTTCAGACGTCAATCATTCTTATTCGTCTCTATACGCCAGCCTTTCGTATGCTCCTACATTATTCAGAATATGGAAACCATCGTGGAACATTTGGGGCAACAGACAATGGCTTACCTACGATGGGTTACGCTATAATCGTCCACAGATTGGTTTGCAATGGAAAAACCTTTTCATACTTCCAAAGAACTGGTTTATTGTGCTAAATACAAATGGAAATCGTAGGGGAAATGTAGATACCTATATGGCACAGCCAACTATCAGAATGGATTTCGCTATACAGAAGAATATGAAAAATTGGTGGATAAAGCTAAGTGCCTTGAACATATTCAATGCTAAGGAGAAAGGATACTCTCGGTACGCAAAGATATATACATCGCACTATGTGGATAATCGCCAACCTACCATTTGTTTGACAGTATCCTATTCATTCAATCCTGCCAAATCGAAATATAAAGGACAGACAGCTGGACAAAGCGAACTAAACCGCTTGTCATCAGGTCCTCGTTATTAA
- a CDS encoding outer membrane beta-barrel family protein: MNRIIFLLVLSFSSLQLIAQNIKGQVIDEQQQPLLCANVLLLTVKDSTLIKGTVTNEQGHFELAAPDVPYIIKISFIGYEPCYLNNRQGNIGAIQLKTNSTDLNAVVVKGRRPTVKVGLNKIEVNVSNSYLKYMGKATTVLGKIPGLTKDLQLLEGGSPTFVLNGRPVDVKELSTIPSSEIKKIIVDSNPNVEYSATCKGVVYITTIKALENTLSTEISNGSLFARHYMDVADFTLNEKFKNMSNLLSIGFSYLNTTQIDNTTESVFLPTSIIYSTKERHTHGQGRALTWFYAMNWALSSKQSWGLQYSGNIGNTHTTEPTLQKMNAQSMDYTQGKRGVSYIHNIGINYKYSFNKMSSLRFIADYAHYKSENTGFANAIPEVKTSSSGMYNIAGAKLTYSTKAKWGNFSTGAFTSTMRNNGGYSYNKEEESYKTRETLYGAFTSYSKRIKKFLVQVGLRVEADKRRLESREKGMFVDSTEWKVFPNLVVNRELTKKSSIGLSIGQNIGRPSYGNLNPSIDYYDAISYKVGNPQLRPCISNNIKLSYNAGNLMTSVAYNYSRNTIIELPSWKDKGIDNKNIEWRPVNFVKSSSIVATAIYSYGFGPIQGDISFYYSKPFMKATFLDEERTWNKPSYNVNLSAQCPISKTSILAFDGSFDSAYSGMVTNHRSSWTLNLTYMQQLWKERLTLLVVANDIFHTDRSNTWDMEYNNIRTTMDSNFDTQYLMVKLNYNFGKLKLDKTKKSASKDIIDRL; this comes from the coding sequence ATGAATAGAATAATCTTTCTTTTAGTACTAAGCTTTTCATCACTTCAACTCATTGCGCAAAATATCAAAGGACAAGTGATTGATGAACAGCAACAGCCTTTACTTTGTGCAAATGTATTATTGCTCACTGTAAAAGATTCAACATTGATAAAGGGGACTGTTACTAATGAACAAGGGCATTTTGAGCTGGCAGCCCCTGACGTTCCCTATATTATTAAAATATCCTTTATTGGTTATGAACCTTGCTATTTAAACAATAGGCAAGGAAACATTGGAGCTATACAGCTAAAGACTAATTCTACAGACCTTAATGCGGTTGTTGTAAAGGGAAGACGCCCGACTGTTAAGGTAGGCTTGAACAAAATAGAGGTAAATGTGTCAAATTCCTATTTAAAATATATGGGAAAGGCTACTACTGTTCTTGGGAAAATACCGGGGTTGACAAAAGATTTGCAATTGCTTGAAGGAGGAAGTCCAACATTTGTTCTTAATGGCAGACCCGTCGATGTCAAAGAGCTCTCAACAATACCATCTTCTGAAATTAAGAAAATTATAGTTGATTCAAATCCGAATGTAGAATATAGTGCAACATGTAAAGGTGTTGTATATATAACAACTATCAAGGCATTAGAGAATACCTTATCTACAGAAATATCCAATGGCTCATTGTTTGCACGGCATTATATGGATGTTGCAGATTTCACATTAAATGAAAAATTTAAAAATATGAGTAATTTACTTTCCATAGGTTTCTCATACCTGAATACAACTCAGATAGACAACACTACTGAGAGCGTGTTTTTACCAACAAGTATCATTTATAGCACCAAAGAACGCCACACGCATGGGCAAGGGCGTGCTCTAACCTGGTTCTATGCAATGAATTGGGCACTTTCCAGCAAACAGTCGTGGGGGCTTCAGTATTCTGGCAATATAGGAAATACTCATACAACAGAACCTACATTACAAAAAATGAATGCACAATCCATGGATTACACTCAAGGTAAACGTGGAGTATCATATATCCACAACATAGGAATAAACTATAAATATTCATTTAATAAAATGAGTTCTCTTAGGTTTATTGCAGACTACGCTCATTACAAATCAGAGAATACAGGATTTGCCAATGCGATTCCTGAGGTAAAGACAAGTAGCTCAGGAATGTACAATATAGCAGGTGCTAAACTAACATACAGCACAAAAGCAAAATGGGGAAATTTCAGTACAGGCGCATTTACGTCTACTATGAGGAATAATGGAGGGTATTCATACAACAAGGAAGAAGAAAGTTATAAGACACGGGAGACCCTGTATGGTGCTTTTACTTCATACTCCAAACGTATAAAAAAGTTTCTTGTCCAGGTGGGGTTGCGAGTAGAAGCTGACAAGCGAAGGTTAGAATCACGCGAGAAAGGTATGTTTGTAGATTCTACAGAATGGAAAGTGTTCCCCAATTTAGTCGTAAATAGAGAATTGACAAAAAAATCATCTATTGGCTTGTCAATTGGTCAAAATATAGGAAGACCTTCATATGGTAATTTAAATCCATCTATAGACTATTACGATGCCATTTCGTATAAAGTAGGCAACCCACAATTACGACCTTGCATCTCCAACAACATTAAACTAAGTTACAATGCTGGCAACTTAATGACATCTGTAGCTTATAACTATAGTAGAAATACAATCATAGAGTTGCCTTCTTGGAAAGACAAAGGTATCGATAATAAAAATATTGAATGGCGACCTGTGAATTTTGTCAAATCATCATCTATAGTTGCTACTGCTATTTATTCTTATGGCTTTGGACCAATACAGGGAGATATTAGCTTTTATTACTCTAAACCTTTTATGAAAGCTACTTTTTTAGATGAGGAGCGAACATGGAACAAACCCAGCTACAATGTGAATTTGTCAGCCCAATGCCCAATAAGCAAGACTTCGATTTTAGCTTTCGACGGTTCTTTTGACAGTGCATATTCTGGAATGGTAACCAACCATCGTAGTTCCTGGACATTAAATCTTACCTATATGCAACAATTGTGGAAGGAAAGGCTGACACTGCTTGTTGTCGCAAATGATATTTTTCATACAGATAGAAGTAATACTTGGGATATGGAATATAATAATATTCGCACAACGATGGATAGTAATTTCGACACTCAATATCTGATGGTTAAACTAAATTACAACTTTGGGAAATTAAAATTGGATAAAACAAAGAAGTCGGCATCTAAAGATATTATAGACAGGTTATGA